NNNNNNNNNNNNNNNNNNNNNNNNNNNNNNNNNNNNNNNNTGTGTGTGTGTNNNNNNNNNNNNNNNNNNNNNNNNNNNNNNNNNNNNNNNNNNNNNNNNNNNNNNNNNNNNNNNNNNNNNNNNNNNNNNNNNNNNNNNNNNNNNNNNNNNNNNNNNNNNNNNNNNNNNNNNNNNNNNNNNNNNNNNNNNNNNNNNNNNNNNNNNNNNNNNNNNNNNNNNNNNNNNNNNNNNNNNNNNNNNNNNNNNNNNNNNNNNNNNNNNNNNNNNNNNNNNNNNNNNNNNNNNNNNNNNNNNNNNNNNNNNNNNNNNNNNNNNNNNNNNNNNNNNNNNNNNNNNNNNNNNNNNNNNNNNNNNNNNNNNNNNNNNNNNNNNNNNNNNNNNNNNNNNNNNNNNNNNNNNNNNNNNNNNNNNNNNNNNNNNNNNNNNNNNNNNNNNNNNNNNNNNNNNNNNNNNNNNNNNNNNNNNNNNNNNNNNNNNNNNNNNNNNNNNNNNNNNNNNNNNNNNNNNNNNNNNNNNNNNNNNNNNNNNNNNNNNNNNNNNNNNNNNNNNNNNNNNNNNNNNNNNNNNNNNNNNNNNNNNNNNNNNNNNNNNNNNNNNNNNNNNNNNNNNNNNNNNNNNNNNNNNNNNNNNNNNNNNNNNNNNNNNNNNNNNNNNNNNNNNNNNNNNNNNNNNNNNNNNNNNNNNNNNNNNNNNNNNNNNNNNNNNNNNNNNNNNNNNNNNNNNNNNNNNNNNNNNNNNNNNNNNNNNNNNNNNNNNNNNNNNNNNNNNNNNNNNNNNNNNNNNNNNNNNNNNNNNNNNNNNNNNNNNNNNNNNNNNNNNNNNNNNNNNNNNNNNNNNNNNNNNNNNNNNNNNNNNNNNNNNNNNNNNNNNNNNNNNNNNNNNNNNNNNNNNNNNNNNNNNNNNNNNNNNNNNNNNNNNNNNNNNNNNNNNNNNNNNNNNNNNNNNNNNNNNNNNNNNNNNNNNNNNNNNNNNNNNNNNNNNNNNNNNNNNNNNNNNNNNNNNNNNNNNNNNNNNNNNNNNNNNNNNNNNNNNNNNNNNNNNNNNNNNNNNNNNNNNNNNNNNNNNNNNNNNNNNNNNNNNNNNNNNNNNNNNNNNNNNNNNNNNNNNNNNNNNNNNNNNNNNNNNNNNNNNNNNNNNNNNNNNNNNNNNNNNNNNNNNNCACACTGCTCGCCTTCCGGCCAGCCCCTTCTAACCCGACCCTCCCGTTGCAGGAGCACGCCCAACACGCACCTGGTGTCCCTGGCGGCCGGCGACCTCCTGATGGTCCTCCTGACGGTGCCCTTCATCTCGATCGTGTACACAGTGTCCTCGTACCCGTTCGGCGAGACGGTGTGCCGCGCCTCGGAGTTCGTCAAGGACCTGAGTCTGGGCATCACCGTGTTCACGCTGACGGCCCTCAGCGCCGACCGCTACATGGCCATCGTGCGCCCCGTCAGCCACCACGTGTCCGACACTGCCGACCGCGTCACGGTCATCGTCGCCGTCGGCATCTGGGTGTTCTCGGCCATCCTGGCGCTCCCCGCGGCCCTCTTCTCTCACGTGCCCGACAAGTTCACGCCAACGGGGGAGAAGTACCACATCTGCACCCCCTTCCCGCCGTACCTGGGCGACCTGTACCCGAAGATCCACACACTCGTCAAGTTTATCGTGTACTACGTGCTCCCGCTGGTGCTCATCGCCACCTTCTACGTGCTCATGGCCCGCCACCTGTTGGTGTCGGCGCAGCACCTACCCGGCGAAGCGGCAGGCCAGCAGCGCCAGGTGCAGGCCCGCAGGAAGGTGGCCAAGATGGTCCTGGCCTTCGTCACCATCTTCGCCATCTGCTTCCTCCCCATCAACATCTTCATCATGTGGTGGCACTTCGGCGAGAACTCCAGCATGAACTACAACATCTACTGGCACTCCTTCCGCATCGTCGGCTTCTGTCTGTCCTTCATTAACTCCTGCATCAACCCCATCGCCCTGTACTTCGTCAGCGGCACCTTCCGCAAATACTTCAACCGCCACGTCTTCTGCTGGTGCACCCGGCGGAGGCGCGGGCGCAGGAGGGACTGGGACCCCACCGACTCCACGGCCACACGCCTCTCGACGGCCCCTCGGACCGAGCACGTGCACCTGAGGATGGTCGGGGGCGCGGACAACGGCACCCACGACGCGCCCCACCGCCTCACCCTCACCAGCACCACCAGCCTCCTCTCCTCGCGGAACTACACCAACCCCGGCTCCGTGGTGTGAGCGCCAGAGTTGGGACAGCCGAGGCTCTCTCGAGGCGCAGGCTGGGCGCTGTGgaaaggccggctgttggccgcCGATTGATCCCGTGGAAAAAGTACTAATGTTGGGTGTCACCTGCTCTGACTCGGAAATCTACAGTACCACTTTCTGAGCATGGATGACCCTCGGAATATTAGGCGTTCAGCAGAACATCTCGCTGACTGTTCAGCACTCTTATAAAAGGCCTATAAATCGATGGAACTTTTGCACACATCTCACAAATCTCCAGATGACATAATATCTCAAGACTAGGTAGAGATGCTATTAATAAGAGTCATGGTACAGGTCTTTCTCTGAGATAATCATTACATTCAAATGATTCATTCAAAGCAGAAGTGTTCCTCGGATGCGAGAAACTTCCTTTTTCTGAGAGCCAGACGAAAATGACTCATTGTTTTCGGAAATTACGAGATTTTGTTTCTCAGAAGCTTGATATCTAACACATATATTGCTCTTTATCCGGTCATATCCAACCATTTCCTGAAGAAAAGaagcacaaaaaataattaaattccaCTTTCTCTGTCTAAACAAGGATTCAGTAGGATCCAAGAGGATAAGTAGATAGCTATAGGATATTCCTCTTGTGGCAACCACGCCTACCTTTtaactcctctttctttctcccccccctttctttaaNNNNNNNNNNNNNNNNNNNNNNNNNNNNNNNNNNNNNNNNNNNNNNNNNNNNNNNNNNNNNNNNNNNNNNNNNNNNNNNNNNNNNNNNNNNNNNNNNNNNNNNNNNNNNNNNNNNNNNNNNNNNNNNNNNNNNNNNNNNNNNNNNNNNNNNNNNNNNNNNNNNNNNNNNNNNNNNNNNNNNNNNNNNNNNNNNTTTCCATTCCACgttcagaaaaaaaactgttggctgtacccctcttttttctcactcgcCTTGACTCTTTCTTCGTAGATGTTTTAGGTCACAAGATAAATAAGGACAAAAGGAGTTAATGCTGAAGTGATACGGATACTGCGCGACGGTCCCTCCGATACAGCATCTTTTGTGGCTAGCTATGCCTTTTATTGTATGCTTATTTCGATCTCGCATTAAAACNNNNNNNNNNNNNNNNNNNNNNNNNTCTTTAgcatttttgtaaaattatattgtatattgtaatcTCCACATTATATTTGTTCTCtgtaattaatagtattatgataCCTGGTGCCTGGTACTTTTCGTTGTAGCTCGGTATTATAAATGTACTGGAGGGAGGATGATTTCGTTTTAAAACTTCGTAttctaattcataatatatacatttagtggggaggaagtttttttttcggttgaaaactaat
Above is a window of Penaeus monodon isolate SGIC_2016 chromosome 34, NSTDA_Pmon_1, whole genome shotgun sequence DNA encoding:
- the LOC119594498 gene encoding neuropeptide CCHamide-1 receptor-like, with amino-acid sequence MTSTPNTHLVSLAAGDLLMVLLTVPFISIVYTVSSYPFGETVCRASEFVKDLSLGITVFTLTALSADRYMAIVRPVSHHVSDTADRVTVIVAVGIWVFSAILALPAALFSHVPDKFTPTGEKYHICTPFPPYLGDLYPKIHTLVKFIVYYVLPLVLIATFYVLMARHLLVSAQHLPGEAAGQQRQVQARRKVAKMVLAFVTIFAICFLPINIFIMWWHFGENSSMNYNIYWHSFRIVGFCLSFINSCINPIALYFVSGTFRKYFNRHVFCWCTRRRRGRRRDWDPTDSTATRLSTAPRTEHVHLRMVGGADNGTHDAPHRLTLTSTTSLLSSRNYTNPGSVV